A window of the Zeugodacus cucurbitae isolate PBARC_wt_2022May chromosome 4, idZeuCucr1.2, whole genome shotgun sequence genome harbors these coding sequences:
- the LOC105220955 gene encoding myeloid zinc finger 1 isoform X4: MAINFSASFAACIAAGLKVPRQIMYCITQDTGQPYVLYKDSQDGERNPAAIGGSAAQWGSEMYPGIQQQAQQHLQQQQNGQNPAAQIASAAQAAAAAVAQQQQQQQQGQQPQSPTGDPNVRENGDGVGRQQGSPSTSPYPPQQRVNGGGPPDDDVTMNQVANLQANQQNSAQSNPNQSNNDPQQHQSSGRDGGTGNPQQQHVQNGGPSQPGQPNDNFQTPQGGELGGYYAPRHPAPQGAMLPPPGFPALHYLNKPVLPGMANAMEQNGGLEGYAMPELLPGAGGGGDQQGNNGQQNGGAGGNGGNAHNGGANGNGAGGDGAVGATGGTGNGNGTGTGTGGGGTGTGTGTGSGRGRHPNPNKPPKPHSDLRLFKCLTCGKDFKQKSTLLQHDRIHTDARPYPCSECGKRFRQQSHLTQHLRIHANEKPFTCGYCSRSFRQRAILNQHIRIHSDVSPNLIFKNGPHPTLWPQDVPYPGDETDTKNDIAGGSGYHDEDSQGTPDGSGGIHYPSYFKDSKGQKILPDVLQHIGVRPANMPLYVRCPICDKEFKQKTTLLQHGCIHIESRPYPCPECGKRFRQQSHLTQHLRIHTNEKPFGCLYCPRFFRQRTILNQHIRIHTGEKPYKCAQCGKDFRQKAILDQHTRTHQVGDRPFCCPMPNCRRRFATENEVTKHIDNHMNPNTTKRPRQSNPNNQNAANANNPNANSHAAAAAAAAAANHLMNETKNAAQQFLNNNNPAAAGGDNKANILPRAMAAVQNAAVQQSVVKNELYFPQCYGPPFQQTFQTQGQPTAAHSGGAASQAPVNVTVPNSVAPGVVVQQNTPTSVVAQ, translated from the exons ATGGCGATCAATTTCTCCGCATCGTTTGCGGCTTGCATCGCCGCTGGATTGAAGGTACCGCGACAAATAATGTATTGCATCACGCAAGACACGGGCCAGCCCTATGTGCTGTACAAGGACTCACAGGATGGCGAACGCAATCCGGCCGCGATTGGCGGTTCGGCCGCACAGTGGGGCAGCGAAATGTATCCGGGCATACAGCAGCAGGCGCAGcaacatttgcaacaacaacagaatggACAAAATCCAGCCGCACAGATAGCGAGTGCCGCGCAAGCAGCCGCTGCGGCGGTggcgcaacaacagcagcaacaacaacagggcCAACAGCCGCAAAGTCCCACGGGCGATCCGAATGTGCGCGAGAACGGCGATGGCGTGGGGCGGCAGCAGGGCTCGCCCTCAACGAGTCCATATCCGCCGCAACAGCGCGTCAATGGCGGCGGACCACCCGACGATGATGTCACCATGAATCAG GTCGCCAATCTGCAGGCCAACCAACAGAACTCGGCGCAATCCAATCCAaaccaaagcaacaatgacCCGCAACAACATCAGAGCTCGGGCCGCGACGGCGGCACGGGGAATCCACAGCAGCAACACGTACAGAATGGTGGTCCCTCGCAACCGGGTCAACCTAACGATAACTTCCAAACGCCGCAGGGCGGTGAACTCGGCGGCTACTATGCGCCACGTCATCCAGCGCCACAAGGCGCTATGCTGCCGCCACCCGGCTTTCCGGCCTTGCACTATCTCAACAAACCGGTGTTGCCGGGCATGGCGAACGCCATGGAACAGAATGGCGGTCTCGAGGGCTATGCCATGCCCGAACTGCTGCCCGGCGCTGGTGGCGGTGGTGATCAACAAGGCAATAATGGTCAGCAGAATGGCGGCGCTGGCGGTAATGGCGGCAATGCACACAACGGCGGTGCGAATGGCAATGGCGCCGGCGGAGATGGTGCAGTCGGCGCTACCGGTGGCACCGGCAACGGCAATGGCACTGGCACTGGCACAGGTGGTGGTGGTACTGGCACAGGTACCGGCACCGGCAGCGGACGTGGACGTCATCCGAATCCCAATAAACCGCCAAAACCGCACAGCGATTTGCGCCTGTTCAAGTGTTTGACCTGCGGCAAAGATTTCAAACAGAAGAGCACACTACTGCAGCACGATCGCATCCATACCGACGCGCGTCCCTATCCATGTTCGGAGTGTGGCAAACGTTTCCGTCAGCAATCGCATCTCACACAACATTTACGCATACATGCCAATGAGAAGCCGTTCACGTGCGGCTATTGTTCGCGCAGCTTCCGTCAGCGGGCGATACTCAACCAACATATACGCATCCATTCGG ATGTCTCACCGAATCTTATCTTCAAGAATGGTCCACATCCGACACTGTGGCCACAGGATGTACCATATCCGGGTGATGAGACTGACACGAAGAATGATATAGCCGGTGGTAGTGGTTATCATGATGAGGATTCACAGGGTACGCCAGATGGCAGCGGCGGTATACATTATCCGTCATACTTTAAGGACAGCAAAG GGCAAAAGATCTTACCAGATGTGCTGCAGCATATCGGCGTACGGCCAGCCAACATGCCACTCTACGTGCGTTGTCCCATCTGTGACAAGGAGTTCAAGCAGAAGACCACACTACTGCAACACGGTTGCATACACATCGAGTCGCGACCGTATCCATGCCCCGAGTGCGGCAAGCGCTTCCGACAACAGTCGCACCTAACGCAACATTTGCGAATACACACGAATGAGAAGCCGTTCGGCTGTTTGTACTGTCCGCGGTTCTTCCGACAGCGCACCATATTGAATCAG CATATTCGTATTCACACCGGCGAGAAGCCATATAAGTGCGCGCAATGCGGCAAAGATTTCCGTCAGAAGGCCATACTGGATCAGCATACACGCACGCACCAGGTA GGCGATCGTCCATTCTGCTGCCCAATGCCAAATTGCCGACGTCGCTTCGCCACCGAGAACGAGGTGACCAAACACATCGACAACCACATGAATCCGAACACGACCAAACGGCCACGTCAAAGCAATCCGAATAACCAGAATGCGGCCAATGCCAACAATCCGAATGCCAACAGTcatgctgctgccgccgccgccgctgcagcGGCCAATCATCTGATGAACGAGACCAAGAATGCGGCACAACAATTCCTCAACAACAATAATCCGGCAGCGGCTGGTGGCGACAACAAAGCGAATATATTGCCACGCGCCATGGCGGCCGTACAGAATGCGGCTGTGCAACAGTCGGTGGTGAAGAATGAATTGTACTTCCCGCAGTGTTATGGACCGCCGTTCCAGCAGACGTTTCAAACGCAGGGACAGCCCACAGCGGCGCATAGCGGTGGCGCCGCCTCACAGGCGCCGGTGAATGTGACGGTGCCGAATTCGGTGGCGCCGGGTGTGGTGGTGCAACAGAATACACCGACATCGGTGGTGGCTCAGTGA
- the LOC105220955 gene encoding myeloid zinc finger 1 isoform X3 — translation MAINFSASFAACIAAGLKVPRQIMYCITQDTGQPYVLYKDSQDGERNPAAIGGSAAQWGSEMYPGIQQQAQQHLQQQQNGQNPAAQIASAAQAAAAAVAQQQQQQQQGQQPQSPTGDPNVRENGDGVGRQQGSPSTSPYPPQQRVNGGGPPDDDVTMNQVANLQANQQNSAQSNPNQSNNDPQQHQSSGRDGGTGNPQQQHVQNGGPSQPGQPNDNFQTPQGGELGGYYAPRHPAPQGAMLPPPGFPALHYLNKPVLPGMANAMEQNGGLEGYAMPELLPGAGGGGDQQGNNGQQNGGAGGNGGNAHNGGANGNGAGGDGAVGATGGTGNGNGTGTGTGGGGTGTGTGTGSGRGRHPNPNKPPKPHSDLRLFKCLTCGKDFKQKSTLLQHDRIHTDARPYPCSECGKRFRQQSHLTQHLRIHANEKPFTCGYCSRSFRQRAILNQHIRIHSDVSPNLIFKNGPHPTLWPQDVPYPGDETDTKNDIAGGSGYHDEDSQGTPDGSGGIHYPSYFKDSKGNKNWQKILPDVLQHIGVRPANMPLYVRCPICDKEFKQKTTLLQHGCIHIESRPYPCPECGKRFRQQSHLTQHLRIHTNEKPFGCLYCPRFFRQRTILNQHIRIHTGEKPYKCAQCGKDFRQKAILDQHTRTHQVGDRPFCCPMPNCRRRFATENEVTKHIDNHMNPNTTKRPRQSNPNNQNAANANNPNANSHAAAAAAAAAANHLMNETKNAAQQFLNNNNPAAAGGDNKANILPRAMAAVQNAAVQQSVVKNELYFPQCYGPPFQQTFQTQGQPTAAHSGGAASQAPVNVTVPNSVAPGVVVQQNTPTSVVAQ, via the exons ATGGCGATCAATTTCTCCGCATCGTTTGCGGCTTGCATCGCCGCTGGATTGAAGGTACCGCGACAAATAATGTATTGCATCACGCAAGACACGGGCCAGCCCTATGTGCTGTACAAGGACTCACAGGATGGCGAACGCAATCCGGCCGCGATTGGCGGTTCGGCCGCACAGTGGGGCAGCGAAATGTATCCGGGCATACAGCAGCAGGCGCAGcaacatttgcaacaacaacagaatggACAAAATCCAGCCGCACAGATAGCGAGTGCCGCGCAAGCAGCCGCTGCGGCGGTggcgcaacaacagcagcaacaacaacagggcCAACAGCCGCAAAGTCCCACGGGCGATCCGAATGTGCGCGAGAACGGCGATGGCGTGGGGCGGCAGCAGGGCTCGCCCTCAACGAGTCCATATCCGCCGCAACAGCGCGTCAATGGCGGCGGACCACCCGACGATGATGTCACCATGAATCAG GTCGCCAATCTGCAGGCCAACCAACAGAACTCGGCGCAATCCAATCCAaaccaaagcaacaatgacCCGCAACAACATCAGAGCTCGGGCCGCGACGGCGGCACGGGGAATCCACAGCAGCAACACGTACAGAATGGTGGTCCCTCGCAACCGGGTCAACCTAACGATAACTTCCAAACGCCGCAGGGCGGTGAACTCGGCGGCTACTATGCGCCACGTCATCCAGCGCCACAAGGCGCTATGCTGCCGCCACCCGGCTTTCCGGCCTTGCACTATCTCAACAAACCGGTGTTGCCGGGCATGGCGAACGCCATGGAACAGAATGGCGGTCTCGAGGGCTATGCCATGCCCGAACTGCTGCCCGGCGCTGGTGGCGGTGGTGATCAACAAGGCAATAATGGTCAGCAGAATGGCGGCGCTGGCGGTAATGGCGGCAATGCACACAACGGCGGTGCGAATGGCAATGGCGCCGGCGGAGATGGTGCAGTCGGCGCTACCGGTGGCACCGGCAACGGCAATGGCACTGGCACTGGCACAGGTGGTGGTGGTACTGGCACAGGTACCGGCACCGGCAGCGGACGTGGACGTCATCCGAATCCCAATAAACCGCCAAAACCGCACAGCGATTTGCGCCTGTTCAAGTGTTTGACCTGCGGCAAAGATTTCAAACAGAAGAGCACACTACTGCAGCACGATCGCATCCATACCGACGCGCGTCCCTATCCATGTTCGGAGTGTGGCAAACGTTTCCGTCAGCAATCGCATCTCACACAACATTTACGCATACATGCCAATGAGAAGCCGTTCACGTGCGGCTATTGTTCGCGCAGCTTCCGTCAGCGGGCGATACTCAACCAACATATACGCATCCATTCGG ATGTCTCACCGAATCTTATCTTCAAGAATGGTCCACATCCGACACTGTGGCCACAGGATGTACCATATCCGGGTGATGAGACTGACACGAAGAATGATATAGCCGGTGGTAGTGGTTATCATGATGAGGATTCACAGGGTACGCCAGATGGCAGCGGCGGTATACATTATCCGTCATACTTTAAGGACAGCAAAGGTAATAAGAACT GGCAAAAGATCTTACCAGATGTGCTGCAGCATATCGGCGTACGGCCAGCCAACATGCCACTCTACGTGCGTTGTCCCATCTGTGACAAGGAGTTCAAGCAGAAGACCACACTACTGCAACACGGTTGCATACACATCGAGTCGCGACCGTATCCATGCCCCGAGTGCGGCAAGCGCTTCCGACAACAGTCGCACCTAACGCAACATTTGCGAATACACACGAATGAGAAGCCGTTCGGCTGTTTGTACTGTCCGCGGTTCTTCCGACAGCGCACCATATTGAATCAG CATATTCGTATTCACACCGGCGAGAAGCCATATAAGTGCGCGCAATGCGGCAAAGATTTCCGTCAGAAGGCCATACTGGATCAGCATACACGCACGCACCAGGTA GGCGATCGTCCATTCTGCTGCCCAATGCCAAATTGCCGACGTCGCTTCGCCACCGAGAACGAGGTGACCAAACACATCGACAACCACATGAATCCGAACACGACCAAACGGCCACGTCAAAGCAATCCGAATAACCAGAATGCGGCCAATGCCAACAATCCGAATGCCAACAGTcatgctgctgccgccgccgccgctgcagcGGCCAATCATCTGATGAACGAGACCAAGAATGCGGCACAACAATTCCTCAACAACAATAATCCGGCAGCGGCTGGTGGCGACAACAAAGCGAATATATTGCCACGCGCCATGGCGGCCGTACAGAATGCGGCTGTGCAACAGTCGGTGGTGAAGAATGAATTGTACTTCCCGCAGTGTTATGGACCGCCGTTCCAGCAGACGTTTCAAACGCAGGGACAGCCCACAGCGGCGCATAGCGGTGGCGCCGCCTCACAGGCGCCGGTGAATGTGACGGTGCCGAATTCGGTGGCGCCGGGTGTGGTGGTGCAACAGAATACACCGACATCGGTGGTGGCTCAGTGA
- the LOC105220955 gene encoding myeloid zinc finger 1 isoform X5, with protein sequence MAINFSASFAACIAAGLKVPRQIMYCITQDTGQPYVLYKDSQDGERNPAAIGGSAAQWGSEMYPGIQQQAQQHLQQQQNGQNPAAQIASAAQAAAAAVAQQQQQQQQGQQPQSPTGDPNVRENGDGVGRQQGSPSTSPYPPQQRVNGGGPPDDDVTMNQVANLQANQQNSAQSNPNQSNNDPQQHQSSGRDGGTGNPQQQHVQNGGPSQPGQPNDNFQTPQGGELGGYYAPRHPAPQGAMLPPPGFPALHYLNKPVLPGMANAMEQNGGLEGYAMPELLPGAGGGGDQQGNNGQQNGGAGGNGGNAHNGGANGNGAGGDGAVGATGGTGNGNGTGTGTGGGGTGTGTGTGSGRGRHPNPNKPPKPHSDLRLFKCLTCGKDFKQKSTLLQHDRIHTDARPYPCSECGKRFRQQSHLTQHLRIHANEKPFTCGYCSRSFRQRAILNQHIRIHSDVSPNLIFKNGPHPTLWPQDVPYPGDETDTKNDIAGGSGYHDEDSQGTPDGSGGIHYPSYFKDSKGQKILPDVLQHIGVRPANMPLYVRCPICDKEFKQKTTLLQHGCIHIESRPYPCPECGKRFRQQSHLTQHLRIHTNEKPFGCLYCPRFFRQRTILNQHIRIHTGEKPYKCAQCGKDFRQKAILDQHTRTHQGDRPFCCPMPNCRRRFATENEVTKHIDNHMNPNTTKRPRQSNPNNQNAANANNPNANSHAAAAAAAAAANHLMNETKNAAQQFLNNNNPAAAGGDNKANILPRAMAAVQNAAVQQSVVKNELYFPQCYGPPFQQTFQTQGQPTAAHSGGAASQAPVNVTVPNSVAPGVVVQQNTPTSVVAQ encoded by the exons ATGGCGATCAATTTCTCCGCATCGTTTGCGGCTTGCATCGCCGCTGGATTGAAGGTACCGCGACAAATAATGTATTGCATCACGCAAGACACGGGCCAGCCCTATGTGCTGTACAAGGACTCACAGGATGGCGAACGCAATCCGGCCGCGATTGGCGGTTCGGCCGCACAGTGGGGCAGCGAAATGTATCCGGGCATACAGCAGCAGGCGCAGcaacatttgcaacaacaacagaatggACAAAATCCAGCCGCACAGATAGCGAGTGCCGCGCAAGCAGCCGCTGCGGCGGTggcgcaacaacagcagcaacaacaacagggcCAACAGCCGCAAAGTCCCACGGGCGATCCGAATGTGCGCGAGAACGGCGATGGCGTGGGGCGGCAGCAGGGCTCGCCCTCAACGAGTCCATATCCGCCGCAACAGCGCGTCAATGGCGGCGGACCACCCGACGATGATGTCACCATGAATCAG GTCGCCAATCTGCAGGCCAACCAACAGAACTCGGCGCAATCCAATCCAaaccaaagcaacaatgacCCGCAACAACATCAGAGCTCGGGCCGCGACGGCGGCACGGGGAATCCACAGCAGCAACACGTACAGAATGGTGGTCCCTCGCAACCGGGTCAACCTAACGATAACTTCCAAACGCCGCAGGGCGGTGAACTCGGCGGCTACTATGCGCCACGTCATCCAGCGCCACAAGGCGCTATGCTGCCGCCACCCGGCTTTCCGGCCTTGCACTATCTCAACAAACCGGTGTTGCCGGGCATGGCGAACGCCATGGAACAGAATGGCGGTCTCGAGGGCTATGCCATGCCCGAACTGCTGCCCGGCGCTGGTGGCGGTGGTGATCAACAAGGCAATAATGGTCAGCAGAATGGCGGCGCTGGCGGTAATGGCGGCAATGCACACAACGGCGGTGCGAATGGCAATGGCGCCGGCGGAGATGGTGCAGTCGGCGCTACCGGTGGCACCGGCAACGGCAATGGCACTGGCACTGGCACAGGTGGTGGTGGTACTGGCACAGGTACCGGCACCGGCAGCGGACGTGGACGTCATCCGAATCCCAATAAACCGCCAAAACCGCACAGCGATTTGCGCCTGTTCAAGTGTTTGACCTGCGGCAAAGATTTCAAACAGAAGAGCACACTACTGCAGCACGATCGCATCCATACCGACGCGCGTCCCTATCCATGTTCGGAGTGTGGCAAACGTTTCCGTCAGCAATCGCATCTCACACAACATTTACGCATACATGCCAATGAGAAGCCGTTCACGTGCGGCTATTGTTCGCGCAGCTTCCGTCAGCGGGCGATACTCAACCAACATATACGCATCCATTCGG ATGTCTCACCGAATCTTATCTTCAAGAATGGTCCACATCCGACACTGTGGCCACAGGATGTACCATATCCGGGTGATGAGACTGACACGAAGAATGATATAGCCGGTGGTAGTGGTTATCATGATGAGGATTCACAGGGTACGCCAGATGGCAGCGGCGGTATACATTATCCGTCATACTTTAAGGACAGCAAAG GGCAAAAGATCTTACCAGATGTGCTGCAGCATATCGGCGTACGGCCAGCCAACATGCCACTCTACGTGCGTTGTCCCATCTGTGACAAGGAGTTCAAGCAGAAGACCACACTACTGCAACACGGTTGCATACACATCGAGTCGCGACCGTATCCATGCCCCGAGTGCGGCAAGCGCTTCCGACAACAGTCGCACCTAACGCAACATTTGCGAATACACACGAATGAGAAGCCGTTCGGCTGTTTGTACTGTCCGCGGTTCTTCCGACAGCGCACCATATTGAATCAG CATATTCGTATTCACACCGGCGAGAAGCCATATAAGTGCGCGCAATGCGGCAAAGATTTCCGTCAGAAGGCCATACTGGATCAGCATACACGCACGCACCAG GGCGATCGTCCATTCTGCTGCCCAATGCCAAATTGCCGACGTCGCTTCGCCACCGAGAACGAGGTGACCAAACACATCGACAACCACATGAATCCGAACACGACCAAACGGCCACGTCAAAGCAATCCGAATAACCAGAATGCGGCCAATGCCAACAATCCGAATGCCAACAGTcatgctgctgccgccgccgccgctgcagcGGCCAATCATCTGATGAACGAGACCAAGAATGCGGCACAACAATTCCTCAACAACAATAATCCGGCAGCGGCTGGTGGCGACAACAAAGCGAATATATTGCCACGCGCCATGGCGGCCGTACAGAATGCGGCTGTGCAACAGTCGGTGGTGAAGAATGAATTGTACTTCCCGCAGTGTTATGGACCGCCGTTCCAGCAGACGTTTCAAACGCAGGGACAGCCCACAGCGGCGCATAGCGGTGGCGCCGCCTCACAGGCGCCGGTGAATGTGACGGTGCCGAATTCGGTGGCGCCGGGTGTGGTGGTGCAACAGAATACACCGACATCGGTGGTGGCTCAGTGA
- the LOC105220955 gene encoding uncharacterized protein LOC105220955 isoform X2: MAINFSASFAACIAAGLKVPRQIMYCITQDTGQPYVLYKDSQDGERNPAAIGGSAAQWGSEMYPGIQQQAQQHLQQQQNGQNPAAQIASAAQAAAAAVAQQQQQQQQGQQPQSPTGDPNVRENGDGVGRQQGSPSTSPYPPQQRVNGGGPPDDDVTMNQVANLQANQQNSAQSNPNQSNNDPQQHQSSGRDGGTGNPQQQHVQNGGPSQPGQPNDNFQTPQGGELGGYYAPRHPAPQGAMLPPPGFPALHYLNKPVLPGMANAMEQNGGLEGYAMPELLPGAGGGGDQQGNNGQQNGGAGGNGGNAHNGGANGNGAGGDGAVGATGGTGNGNGTGTGTGGGGTGTGTGTGSGRGRHPNPNKPPKPHSDLRLFKCLTCGKDFKQKSTLLQHDRIHTDARPYPCSECGKRFRQQSHLTQHLRIHANEKPFTCGYCSRSFRQRAILNQHIRIHSGEKPYACPECGKHFRQKAILNQHVRTHQDVSPNLIFKNGPHPTLWPQDVPYPGDETDTKNDIAGGSGYHDEDSQGTPDGSGGIHYPSYFKDSKGQKILPDVLQHIGVRPANMPLYVRCPICDKEFKQKTTLLQHGCIHIESRPYPCPECGKRFRQQSHLTQHLRIHTNEKPFGCLYCPRFFRQRTILNQHIRIHTGEKPYKCAQCGKDFRQKAILDQHTRTHQGDRPFCCPMPNCRRRFATENEVTKHIDNHMNPNTTKRPRQSNPNNQNAANANNPNANSHAAAAAAAAAANHLMNETKNAAQQFLNNNNPAAAGGDNKANILPRAMAAVQNAAVQQSVVKNELYFPQCYGPPFQQTFQTQGQPTAAHSGGAASQAPVNVTVPNSVAPGVVVQQNTPTSVVAQ, from the exons ATGGCGATCAATTTCTCCGCATCGTTTGCGGCTTGCATCGCCGCTGGATTGAAGGTACCGCGACAAATAATGTATTGCATCACGCAAGACACGGGCCAGCCCTATGTGCTGTACAAGGACTCACAGGATGGCGAACGCAATCCGGCCGCGATTGGCGGTTCGGCCGCACAGTGGGGCAGCGAAATGTATCCGGGCATACAGCAGCAGGCGCAGcaacatttgcaacaacaacagaatggACAAAATCCAGCCGCACAGATAGCGAGTGCCGCGCAAGCAGCCGCTGCGGCGGTggcgcaacaacagcagcaacaacaacagggcCAACAGCCGCAAAGTCCCACGGGCGATCCGAATGTGCGCGAGAACGGCGATGGCGTGGGGCGGCAGCAGGGCTCGCCCTCAACGAGTCCATATCCGCCGCAACAGCGCGTCAATGGCGGCGGACCACCCGACGATGATGTCACCATGAATCAG GTCGCCAATCTGCAGGCCAACCAACAGAACTCGGCGCAATCCAATCCAaaccaaagcaacaatgacCCGCAACAACATCAGAGCTCGGGCCGCGACGGCGGCACGGGGAATCCACAGCAGCAACACGTACAGAATGGTGGTCCCTCGCAACCGGGTCAACCTAACGATAACTTCCAAACGCCGCAGGGCGGTGAACTCGGCGGCTACTATGCGCCACGTCATCCAGCGCCACAAGGCGCTATGCTGCCGCCACCCGGCTTTCCGGCCTTGCACTATCTCAACAAACCGGTGTTGCCGGGCATGGCGAACGCCATGGAACAGAATGGCGGTCTCGAGGGCTATGCCATGCCCGAACTGCTGCCCGGCGCTGGTGGCGGTGGTGATCAACAAGGCAATAATGGTCAGCAGAATGGCGGCGCTGGCGGTAATGGCGGCAATGCACACAACGGCGGTGCGAATGGCAATGGCGCCGGCGGAGATGGTGCAGTCGGCGCTACCGGTGGCACCGGCAACGGCAATGGCACTGGCACTGGCACAGGTGGTGGTGGTACTGGCACAGGTACCGGCACCGGCAGCGGACGTGGACGTCATCCGAATCCCAATAAACCGCCAAAACCGCACAGCGATTTGCGCCTGTTCAAGTGTTTGACCTGCGGCAAAGATTTCAAACAGAAGAGCACACTACTGCAGCACGATCGCATCCATACCGACGCGCGTCCCTATCCATGTTCGGAGTGTGGCAAACGTTTCCGTCAGCAATCGCATCTCACACAACATTTACGCATACATGCCAATGAGAAGCCGTTCACGTGCGGCTATTGTTCGCGCAGCTTCCGTCAGCGGGCGATACTCAACCAACATATACGCATCCATTCGGGTGAGAAGCCCTACGCATGCCCAGAGTGCGGCAAGCACTTTCGCCAGAAGGCCATCCTCAATCAACATGTGCGCACCCACCAAG ATGTCTCACCGAATCTTATCTTCAAGAATGGTCCACATCCGACACTGTGGCCACAGGATGTACCATATCCGGGTGATGAGACTGACACGAAGAATGATATAGCCGGTGGTAGTGGTTATCATGATGAGGATTCACAGGGTACGCCAGATGGCAGCGGCGGTATACATTATCCGTCATACTTTAAGGACAGCAAAG GGCAAAAGATCTTACCAGATGTGCTGCAGCATATCGGCGTACGGCCAGCCAACATGCCACTCTACGTGCGTTGTCCCATCTGTGACAAGGAGTTCAAGCAGAAGACCACACTACTGCAACACGGTTGCATACACATCGAGTCGCGACCGTATCCATGCCCCGAGTGCGGCAAGCGCTTCCGACAACAGTCGCACCTAACGCAACATTTGCGAATACACACGAATGAGAAGCCGTTCGGCTGTTTGTACTGTCCGCGGTTCTTCCGACAGCGCACCATATTGAATCAG CATATTCGTATTCACACCGGCGAGAAGCCATATAAGTGCGCGCAATGCGGCAAAGATTTCCGTCAGAAGGCCATACTGGATCAGCATACACGCACGCACCAG GGCGATCGTCCATTCTGCTGCCCAATGCCAAATTGCCGACGTCGCTTCGCCACCGAGAACGAGGTGACCAAACACATCGACAACCACATGAATCCGAACACGACCAAACGGCCACGTCAAAGCAATCCGAATAACCAGAATGCGGCCAATGCCAACAATCCGAATGCCAACAGTcatgctgctgccgccgccgccgctgcagcGGCCAATCATCTGATGAACGAGACCAAGAATGCGGCACAACAATTCCTCAACAACAATAATCCGGCAGCGGCTGGTGGCGACAACAAAGCGAATATATTGCCACGCGCCATGGCGGCCGTACAGAATGCGGCTGTGCAACAGTCGGTGGTGAAGAATGAATTGTACTTCCCGCAGTGTTATGGACCGCCGTTCCAGCAGACGTTTCAAACGCAGGGACAGCCCACAGCGGCGCATAGCGGTGGCGCCGCCTCACAGGCGCCGGTGAATGTGACGGTGCCGAATTCGGTGGCGCCGGGTGTGGTGGTGCAACAGAATACACCGACATCGGTGGTGGCTCAGTGA